The region GCACTTGCCCATTGAACTTTTATAAATGAGTTTAAATTTGGAATATTTACACCCAAAGATTATTGACGTGAGCTTGATGgacataatatatttttaatgcctCTAAAATTGcgataattgttttttttcatcttttaaataagttaaaaaaatatttagtttcattGTGAACTCCATGAACTTTTTCACTTGGATATGCTTATAATTATGGGTCAAGAGGTCCGGTATTAGAGCGACGGTGTGGTATTTCGACTCCTTCTTACTTCTCCATCACattcgacttgtgcatatatttCGTGTGTAGAAGCTTTCGGAAATGGTCGCAAGGGCTGAAATGAGAGGTcatgcttgttttttttaaagccaTGCTTGTCTTTTGAAGGTCATATACTTCTTGTTTTTTCAAAGCCATATCTTTTCAAGGCCATGCTTGTTTTTTCAAGGCCatgctttttcctttttcattccTGCTTTTctcttgaagaagaagaggttttCTCTTGGAGATGAAGAGGACTTGGATGATGTTTCTCTCCTTGAGAGATTGAAGCTCCATCTTTCCTTCCTCCTTCTCTCTTGAAGCTAGCAAGGTAAACGTCCCCATTCCTTCAtgttttctccttgttttcttcatcCTCGCTAGATAAACCTAGTGCTTGTGGTAAATGAGCATGTTTGAGCTTTGATTCTTGCACTaccttcttgttgttgtgtagAAGGTTGTTGGAATATGATTCCCTTGTTTGTTTCCTAAAAATTTGTTGCCATCTTGAGTAAACCTTATGCTTAGAATTTTTGGGTTATTGTAGTAACGAGAGCaaattgtcatttttttaaaattcttgttCCAAAGTATAAATCTTGATGCCTGGACTTCCTTGGTATTGTTTGTTGTTAATTTTGAGGTATTTTGGGTCCCAAATTTGTGCCATTTGCCCTATAGTTTTAGGGTTAGTGTATTAGAGCATGCATTCTTGCATTTTACGCTTCCATcctttcattcttgtatttTATTCAAGGTTTGCATTCTCTTAATTAGGTGGTGAAACCTCTTCCAAGGGGAAAAGAGATCGCCGAGGAGTAATCGTGTCCAAAGCCTAggtgatttatttttgtgagtggaattaattatgcataattctactaggagaatacctataattatattttattacttgagtTAAGTTCTATTggcttttatatttgaatcgAGGCTTTGATTGACTTGAAATGAGTTTATGTATTGATACTTCATACTTGCATAATATTGTTGTTCAAAGGAAAGGTTTTCAAGATGATACTTGTTTTGtaaattgttaattaatttgcttCACAAACTTGGATATGCTTCTGTTTTCATCATTTCCTTGTGAAAATGGTAGTTATTCTAGGATATTGATTATTGTACAGGCTATTGGATTATGTGTGGTGTTATACTTGTATTACTTGGCTTAAATGGTGTTaccctactgcagtagtggTCCTAGTGCGAGCCTTTTGAGGTGGCGCGAAAGATTGGCTAATCGTTTCGACCAATGCAGGAGAGGGCGTAGGACCCTGATTGAACGGTCATCAAGGAGCCGGAGTCACCATACGGTGAACTGATGGGCCAACGTCAACGGCATGAGTACCTTAACGGCTGTGAACCTAGAAGAGGGCACATCGaaagtttagagagttttctaaaCCACTACTTGCTTGGTACGTTGCAATTTGGGTATTTGAAAgagtttgtgttttttgtttcaCATAGTTGAGCTTTGAGAAGTAATTTGTTGCATTTCTTTTGTTTAGTCATCTTGAATTTATAGTGAGGAGGTGAAGCCCAACTATCGCTCTTAGGAGGCCAGTCTCTCCCAAATTTAATTTAGCAACGAGTTTTatgttttatggattttgaagctcgtattatatagtttgttatgtgtgtgtgtgtgtgtgtgtgtgtgtgtacatatatacatacatacatatatatatatatatatatacatggaattGCGCTGATCTATATGTATTATTGGAAAAGGCTTGGCTTGATGATTATCTTGGTTTATAGTAAAACCTGTATTTAGTATTTCATGGATTTATTGTTGAAAAACCTTAGTTCGGGAAAAGACTTTCTTGGCACTATCTATTGTGTTAAGGATTACtataaaatgtatttattttctaaactaGTTGTATTATCAATAAAACCTTATTTGGATTTTGGTATATCCTTGTAGGGatgtgctaacccactcactgagtgacttagGTTGCTCAcccatctttcttcttcccagGTTACAGGTAGTAGTGTGGTTGCGTGCAAGGCATTTGCTAGTCTCCTACCTTATGTgttcatattttcattcatgtATGTTTGTTTTGGTCATGAACATGTTATATGGGTCATGGATTCATTAGTATGTTGAAAACTATGTTCCATGGTTGTGTGTATTTGAACACATCTTAAACTCTCGTGTATAACTacggtttgttgttgttgttgttgttgttgttgtttcccTAAGTGTCTTTGTATTCCTCCACCCAGCACtttgtgtttattattgttgattcCAGGTTTGTTTTGTCAGCCTTGTGGTAacccgagggttgagtggtggggtatccctcctcgggtttGTCGCAGTGGTTGTTGCGTCCCATGGGCCAGCGGGTTGGAGCGTGATAGATGGAGTCAGTTTACTTTCATTGTTTCTCCATGTTTAcatagaaattaaatatgataaattattgttttcacATAATATGTAATATCAGGGTTAGAagctttattttaattgaaaatttgcaCATTGAAAAGTGTATGCTTTGTTTCATTGTTTCTCAttatgatttgaagaatataacataaaaattgataatataactGAAAagacaaaatatacaaaaatttgagAACACAAAATAACTGATTGAGAATATATTCGCAATTAAGGTCACAAAATAAATATGGAACTCAAACCAAAGCGTGGATGTGAATCATACAACCAAATCATCCaaatggagaaaaatacaataaaatttaaaaaaaaaactttagggTATTGTAACTGTTCACTATGTCTCCTGTGAGCCCCCTTGCTTTTCTTGTTCGCTGGCGCAAGCCCTTAACCTTTGCAGCTACAAATCGCACTCCCTCGAgttgttgatgtttttcttCTCATTGGCTCCCACGCCCTTCTCCTTCtttggttctctctctctctctctctctctctctcggtcATGAGAATGAAAAGGTGTTGATGGTGACTAGACGAGAAAAAGGGGCTCTTTTGACACATGTTCATTGAGGTGGCCAATTAAGATGATATGGCAGAAGTTGTGGCGTGGCGTGGCATGGACAGTTGGCAATGTGTGGTACAGGTGCTGACGAGGAATTTTTGGCTTCCACGTAGCCAAATGACACATATCCGAATTGAgtgtgtgaaccgcaagtgcatgggtgtcgaagtaataaaatatcccgtgagttgggtagtcgaatccacagggaacaaggtTACTattactaacttcttctctactatctagcctaatgatagaTGGGATATGTGATGATTTAATGTGCAAAGAattgaataccggagacgaatatgcaaaggtaaaatagagggagatttcaatcaataaagatgaggtactagggcaatgctccccttaggatctAAATTGAAgctcaagacttgctaaatgcttctaaaccgagtttaaTAAGTCGAGATAATCCCATAATAACCGGCCCTTACCTCTAAgtcaccggtactagtcccctacaaggtcttggtgtagaaatcgctcaatctcaacacctcacaccccatacgactgcaataagctctagggatacccaAAAGTGAAATcgattcctaaaaatagatctaaccctatttctaggtgaaagatccctaacctcctaaaaggtcccggcggagaaaactattaatctcacgcctcacaccaaatatagttgcgtagagtctagggaatacggagataggaaaaaCACTCGTCGGAAGGGAAAaaggacactccactatctcatgactcaccctctcaaccctctttaaacTTGgaattctaactctaatggagacctctctctctcatcaaaataacaaatcatgcataataaATCAACTATAacgatcaataaaacatgcaagccatgggaacacaagattaaaactcaaattaactcagattaaatacaaacacaaagcaaattaatacaaaagataagatcctagggttcacatggccaaatacctactagggtttagccctccatagagcaagttacaaaacaaagattaatacaataaaTAGCAAtataaaccatagagaaaaatccccctgaattcgtgatgatggtcttgatgggtcgctcaacgtcttgaagaatcctcctccaaagctaggttactgaaggccccctcgatgctatgacgaagagaagatcaatcaaagttggtgaagaacggtCCCCAATCTCACTaaaacctcctctccaaaccctagccgtctcacacCTCAAGAGCTACACAAAAGATATCAAAGAATATGGGCAAgagggctatttataagcacaaactACATCTGTCATGTGCCTCCACGTGCCCGAGTGGAATTTCCACGAGCCTGCGTGAGctacaggaatttccatgcAGTCACGTGTATAGTTTTCTGCTACAATACTGCTGCAGTAAaatgctacaatgttttgctacagtacttagctGCGGTCCTCTTCATAAACACGgttcaaacactcttctctttgGGTCACATGgtcaggcacacgtccatgtggtaggctataagatcTTTTTTCGTCGactcatcatttgaaaggtcttgcattcttcacaaagagaagaatcatggagatgtgactgcctttgtgccttttcaactagcaaattggcttgaatcctcttggaagttggcacacacctccatgttcatgagctcctcttgtatcttgatccttggattgaacaagaactcccaaaatgtgtctttatagcctatctttgcttccttttctcccttcaagacattcacaatctaattgcacaaaagaacatcaaatagaaaaatgatgctcaatgcacgtaaaacatataaaaaaatatgtctactcaagcatttatcaccaAACATGGGCCGGAATCGATTGGGTAATCTCCCATTGAAACGGAATTAAAGTTGcgtaactattttgatttaaattgaagtatggaacccaaaataaaataagagtaaAATTTGGTAAtctaccaaaaaaatttattcaagaCTCCAAATTGATATTTGAGAACAAAATTAAGTAGCGGAGAAAGTTTGTgctaaaatgatttttttcactCCTTTTTACTTGAAGGTATTAATTATCAAATGAAATTCgaacaagaagagaagaagaagaatagatcCTGTTTTAGCAAGTTGTACGTAGAACATGAATAACATGAGGTGCAAACCTCAGGTCACTTGTAACACATGTAATAGtgcaacatatttttttttaagttttgaggTCCgacttgtttttaaaaaaaaagttttgtttgttagtttgttattttaataatattttataaaacaaaaatctaagaatatcaacaataaaaaaagggtaatatagtcataataaataataataatattattaaatatatttaagtgAAAAGAAAGGTGATATTTTCCCCTTTTCTACTCCATGTAGTTTTGATACGGTTCTCTGGGATTGCacaattttaaagaaattttgaatttcaagattTGTGTGCCGTTAAATGTTATTCTTTTtcagggggtgtttggttgcaaAGAATGGAATAGAGAAGGGtggaaaaataatgataatgaggGGGATTGCAAAAgtaatgggaatgaaaactatatttggttggaaggatttgagaggtagtttattgggaatgtgaaaagtaaaaaagggaaagcatgataaaatgaTTATTATATCCTTTATATGAatgtcactatatatatatatatagtaatgagAGTTGtgtcaattgtttttttttaaatatttaagtattaaagtgatttaattattataaattaatatttaactttaataggtcaccaaatctcaatttttttattaatatcattaattaataattaattaactataataaataactaattactaatttaaatatatttttgaaataaatatattttgaaccataataattactttttaactattaatattaattaatgtccaaatttattgttaatattataataagcaattaattaactaatataaataactaattacaatttggttaatatatatatatatatatatatatatatataaaagtgggCTAAAGCAAGAGTAGTATTGTCATTTTATTGTAAAGGAATCAAGAATCCCCTCAAAATTCAAGTGAATGTGACTCCTTCTCCATAACATCCTCACTCCTTCATCATACCTCCTTCACTTCCATCACTCCACACCCAAACAAGAGTTTACACAGTGTAAGTAATGACTTCCATTCCATTCCGTCAAACCATACACCTGCTCAATTCTTACATTAATTTGAGGGTTGATAATGCACACAAGAATTAGATTCTATTAGGTACAATTTGTACATCTTTCTTTAGATCTCAATGTTAATTGTAATTATTACGTAATTTAGATTATATTTCCATTTGATTTAAGGTTTTAAGTTATGAACTAGAATTAAGGCAAGTTCCTCTTAATTTAACTAATCATGTAATGTAACCCTTGTCAATGGGATAATTATGGTTATAGTTCATATGGCATAAACTTGTGTATTTACAGAATTGTGATGGTGTTGCGAaatttcttatgttttctagTATTTCATGAGAAATTCATAGGTGTAGTATTTAAAAGAAGATTTTGACATTTTGAAAGTtgaatcttattttatttacgtgttatttattttgtcaaattAAATTGTTATACTACGATGAAATGTAATTCTTGAAATAGCATAATTTTGCAATCATAACATCTATATTGATTATATAACTTTGTTGTGTACCATGCATCATTTGATTGGttaagggcttgtttggattagtttttggaaaacccaaaagcttttttttataagttaagcacttctagattcaaaaaaaattatttgtattggcttttctgcAAAAACAGAAGCggtaaaaaaactgaaaaacagcttttttaagaaaaaaaaaagaacttgttTTAGCTTATTTTACAGCTTCTGTTTATACAGAAAagttaatacaaataaaaatataaaaaaatgcttcacttactctggagaagcacttctactaaacttaaaaaaaaacatttttttgaaaagctaatccaaacaatgCCTAAATGGTTGTGAACTTACGAAGTCGTCAAATTCatccctttttattttattttatttttctttttttatcattagagttaaatatgagaaatatgcatcaagttataaaaaaaaatagacggGAGAGACTGTAACAAAGCTTTCTGCTACAAGTTTAgtattggtttttgttttggtCTAAGTTGTCAAATtcatcccttttttttattttattttaattttttagatcaCGAGAGTTAGATATGAGAATATGCatcaagttataaaaaaaaatagactgGAGAGATGTAACTAAGCTTTCTATTACGAGTTTAGTattagtttgtgtttttttggtcTTTATTCTTACAATCTTATGTCGTTAGCAAATatcaatgttattattatttttttccaataaaaacattCATTGATGATgctttttcataatttattttttgtgttgtttttatattttggatctATAAGATTGTATTAAGAAAGTTTGAGACGTTGCATAAACTTGGGGCTAACTCCCAATATGAATGTGGTCAATATGTCCCATATTGGGTCGAGGGCATGATGAGATGGTGATGCCTCACATATCCTTCATTAATGGTGGCAATATTAAACTAATCATGTTTTTCCTCAAGCAGCAAACATGGCCGGTATGACTGAATGTGGTCAATATGTTTCATATTGGGTCTAGGACACTTATTGCctgtttgtaaaaataaataaaatttaaaaataaaaaaataaataaagataagagTGAAGTGAAAAATGAAAGTATGAACATTTAAGGAAACAAAACCTtccaaataaatcataaaattttgtatatttatatgtaaatctctggagaaatttgaaaattaaatatataatttcatatgATCTATCAACATTATTGGGTTCAGGCCATAGTGGGCCCAAGTGCCACATCGATACCGgtaaagtaattttaaaattattttaaaaataacaacataatcctgaataatttttttagaggtGATCTTAAAGTTATCTTtactatgaaaaattatttttgtcacCCCAACCATGACAATgtaatgttttctattaatttattCAGAGATTATTTCAGTTAAACAGGTACCATAAGCTTTTAAATCTataattacaaattttgaaaatcactTGATGAAACGAattctattaattaatttcagaAGTTGATATAACACATCACATAAATTGATAAACgaaacaaatttaaactaacACCATAAGTGAAACAAAGTCCAAAATGAGAATATAAATTCTGAAGATTGCATGAATATATACTATAACTAGAcatgggcacgggccggttaatcGGACCCTCCGGACCCAACCCGGCGGGTCCGGGTTGGTCTTTGGCTAACCCGGCAGTCCGGGCCGGCCCGGCCAACCCGTCGAGTCACGGGTCACCGGAGGGTaacccggacccggcccgggtACAGTGCCAAACCGGCGGGCCGGGCCAGAACCCGCCGGTTCACGGGCCGACCCGCcaagttttttataaaaatttaatattttaaataaatttataaatttataaagttattaatataattttaaatataaaacaaaatatccaaaacaaataataacaaacaagTTGGTATGTGACTGAATTTATAAGCAGTTGTTATgcaatttgtttgaaattagtCGAAGTGGGACTAAATTACAATAGTAAAAGACTTATTTATTGATTCTAGCTTTTAGTATAGCATTtttgtcaaaacaaaatttattggtAGATTGGTTAGAGTAGTATATGATTGGTTTTAATGGTTTATGAAGTCTTGAGTTCAAATCATGAccataattgttgttttttatttgttttaaatcaaatctaaactttaaaattttaaaaacttttagtattaatttattttttttaaatgcttattattgaatattttgataatgttttaaaaGATGATACGTGTTAGTataggattaaatttaaatattttcaagaatCATAGATTTGATTAAAAGGGAACATGAGACGatggaaattgaaaaaaaacttattatatacgaaatttaattttctataaaaaacaattaaatatataattgacaaattaaaataataatgtttattttttaccgttatttaacattatgttatgataaatatttttttaacataatttagttttcttacattaaaatatattattaacaaaattttattagttatttattcatCAGGATTTTGgtgaatattataattttaagttaataatatatctagaaatacataaaattttagaattttcacccaaaaatatacaaaaatatgtatgaaagattatagttttaaattagagtaatgctatatgggACGAATACTTCGTCCGAAACAATGgtccgaatgacgtggatgcctaTGTGGCATCCACGTCATCTCACTTTCTCTCACCTCTAAATAAACTAATAGCCAGTGCCCTAACTTTCACATtctatcttcttcatcatctgacCGCCAACATCGCACCTCCCACATCACCCTCACCATCTCCGACGTAGTCTAACGCCACTGGCACCGTCGCCGACATCACCGCCGCCAACGGACTCGAGATGATCATTAGTGATCTCCGCCACCGCAACCTCGTCCCTCTCAGTGGTTGCTCCCCTGACGCCACCACGACCGTCGCCAACGTCATCTCCATCAACGAAGTTGAGATCATCAGCTATCTCCACCACCGCAACCTCGTCGATCTCCACAGCTGCTGCATAGCATCACCGACGACCACGATCACCAAAGTTACCTCATCTACGACCTCAGAGGAAAAACATTATACTAGATGTTGCCAAAGCCCTTGCTTGCACTATGGAGTGAAGCCAACCATATATGACAAAGATATCAAAGGCACGAGCATCTTGCTTGATGGAGAGATGAGAGCTAGAGTTGCAAACTTCGGATTAGCAAGGCAGAGCAGAGAAGGCCGGTCTCATTTATCCGCCCTCGCCGTTGTTCCCCGCATCCTCTCCTCCTTTTTTCTCCTATCGTTGCTCCATGTTTCAAGTATGCTATCTATCTGCTCCACCGTCCTTGCttgttttctctctctttctctaatgACTTGGTCTTTGCTTTGGCATAGCGTTGGTGCTGATGGGGACTCTGGCTTTGGGCCGGTTTTGCAGGCGTTTATTGGGAATACGAGCCTTAGCTCCTGTTCTCGTTCATGTAttgaatttctgcagaaatatGTGACCTGGAATTTCACATTTGTGGAATTTCAGTACTCCCTCTGGATTCtttaaatgaatttaatttgttgtttgtttgataCTCAAAAACTACATAAATATTCacaattttatggattttttttactgaatttctgcagaaaacAATTCTCATTTTCCAgtctaaaagcaatgaattGAATTATTGTGTTAATTTGATACTGTATTGGTGTGTTTCtgtttatatagttttttgCTGACTTCTATTGATATATTTATGAATCTTTCTGAATCCAAAGTTTGCCAATACTTAAGAACAAACATATTTGCTAAATCCAAATTCTGCCAATATCCAAAGTCTGTGATTTCAGTACTCCCTATGAACTCTATCTAAGTGTCTATTGATACGCACATCCTGAAATTATTTGCTCCCATACCATTGTATCATCCCTGAAGAATGGTCATTTGCATACTTCTCCTGCTCCTTAAACGGCAAATCAAAGAACCGTTTGCCAGCCTCACGGAGCCTATTAATGAACTCAATCAGAATGCCATGTCCAATAATTTGCATGACTCCTCAGTTTACAACAGCCGAGCGCACCTCCTCGACGCACTGCTTGCGCACAAGCCTTGTCATTGTTGTCCAACATCTTAATGTCAATGATAGGTATCTGTGGACCGTCAATTGATTTCTTCTCAGCTTCTAAGGCGTCGCAGAGATGGTCTCACTCTAACTTGGGCGCACGTACTCTGTGGAGATTTGGTCTATGCCACTGCTTGCCAGGCTCTCGACCCGGGGAACAAACACCTTGGTGGCCATCATCCAATATCTCAACATATTATCATTCATACCTAATCCAAAAGAATTTTTGAAACAATGCCATGCTCAATGTAAGCACAGAATCTCATATATCAACTATCGAATACTTCCATCATTCCTAACAATTTCTCATACCTTAAAACCAAAAtgttcaattaaaataaaataaaaaatcagaacAACAATATCCAATTCACTCAATCAATCCATTTACGGTTAAAGGGCAAGGATTGACATTAGGGTTTCAATCAAAAGCAACAAGGCAAAGAA is a window of Dioscorea cayenensis subsp. rotundata cultivar TDr96_F1 chromosome 5, TDr96_F1_v2_PseudoChromosome.rev07_lg8_w22 25.fasta, whole genome shotgun sequence DNA encoding:
- the LOC120260045 gene encoding probable receptor-like protein kinase At1g11050, with the translated sequence MIISDLRHRNLVPLSGCSPDATTTVANVISINEVEIISYLHHRNLVDLHSCCIASPTTTITKVTSSTTSEEKHYTRCCQSPCLHYGVKPTIYDKDIKGTSILLDGEMRARVANFGLARQSREGRSHLSALAVVPRILSSFFLLSLLHVSSMLSICSTVLACFLSLSLMTWSLLWHSVGADGDSGFGPVLQAFIGNTSLSSCSRSCIEFLQKYVTWNFTFVEFQYSLWIL